A genomic segment from Leptolyngbya boryana PCC 6306 encodes:
- a CDS encoding GspE/PulE/PilB domain-containing protein, producing MNTDQVFQLVDRVLPFEACLFHQILPLSIEEGKLHLGMVMLDDVAALEYARRMIGYQNYSLIPQSISSEAHHKTLTAYLNYNQTHPKTERFIKAPEPEKPSSHAQEPLPTPVLELEKPNLHEKETLVLEEDPAEFETEPEPSQVPISNLSSNPLPDLAVSTRYSEEPIALLSQLPPARLLQELLGRVLCEGIGRLYFERQARHGRILWSQNGILQASIEGVPLPKFQALLDELKELTHLPPKLVTQVREVEIERLYQRDRVLLRLRLMPTEMGEQATLQVLRGAALKFHQRQQVTNFNRDAHTIAQKLYEKMDELLNAQAASSFITDQSQSDVVPALDQALQIVEQHLSQLRTQNGHR from the coding sequence ATGAATACAGACCAGGTTTTTCAGCTTGTCGATCGCGTTTTGCCCTTTGAAGCGTGCCTCTTTCACCAGATTTTGCCCCTCTCGATCGAGGAGGGCAAACTTCATTTGGGGATGGTGATGTTAGATGATGTGGCTGCCCTAGAATACGCTCGACGCATGATCGGCTACCAAAATTACTCGCTTATCCCTCAAAGCATTTCGTCAGAGGCGCATCATAAAACGCTCACGGCTTACTTAAACTACAATCAAACTCATCCCAAGACTGAACGATTCATCAAGGCTCCGGAACCCGAAAAGCCAAGTTCTCACGCTCAAGAACCGCTCCCCACTCCAGTGCTAGAACTCGAAAAGCCAAATCTTCACGAGAAAGAAACGCTAGTGCTTGAAGAAGATCCGGCTGAATTTGAAACCGAGCCGGAACCGAGCCAAGTTCCTATTTCTAATCTTTCCTCGAATCCATTGCCTGATTTAGCCGTCAGTACTCGATATTCAGAAGAACCGATCGCGCTGCTTAGCCAGCTTCCGCCCGCACGGCTGTTACAAGAATTACTTGGACGAGTGTTGTGTGAAGGTATTGGACGGCTGTACTTTGAGCGACAAGCAAGACATGGGCGCATTCTTTGGAGCCAAAATGGAATTTTACAGGCTTCGATCGAGGGTGTTCCTCTTCCCAAATTCCAAGCTTTATTAGACGAATTGAAAGAATTAACCCACCTTCCCCCGAAATTGGTGACTCAAGTTCGAGAAGTGGAAATTGAACGGCTCTATCAGCGCGATCGCGTTTTGCTACGACTGCGGCTGATGCCAACTGAAATGGGAGAGCAAGCAACCCTACAAGTATTACGTGGAGCCGCTTTGAAATTCCATCAACGCCAACAGGTCACGAACTTTAACCGCGACGCTCACACGATCGCTCAAAAACTCTACGAGAAAATGGATGAGTTGCTCAATGCTCAAGCGGCAAGTTCATTCATAACCGATCAATCTCAGTCCGATGTTGTGCCTGCACTCGATCAAGCGTTGCAAATCGTAGAGCAGCACCTCAGTCAACTCCGTACTCAAAATGGTCATAGATGA